The following proteins come from a genomic window of Macadamia integrifolia cultivar HAES 741 chromosome 14, SCU_Mint_v3, whole genome shotgun sequence:
- the LOC122061770 gene encoding uncharacterized protein LOC122061770, with protein sequence MAGIAILLDILRKNPSVSTTTLHSYGLFSASVAASAAAASVAAGRPFASRFLFGDGGISVAFSDAGAEWAEDYISKLRSASGNVFQHDSIKYNTKEYPIELKPLFSAFGMRSFAMTSLRSFLMFYLPLLEPRTNINEDDDDFLQDSSEEQHVDYVVPFKKSIKQIVRETTVVTTRRVLERLAVHYVSQRMAWKLLKDAPKSAKRKAGRGMPTFVYFYSVSRTTFRGHLLGVLASWLVQVGIEIYRCFSLIANGGEENDSDKREQIQVLGKKVSGATVRCGASLVFASIGGGIGAIFHPSAGQWIGCAIGDLAGPIIVTFCLERTLHLEL encoded by the exons ATGGCAGGAATAGCTATTTTGTTGGATATTCTGAGGAAAAATCCGTCTGTTTCGACCACAACTCTGCATTCTTATGGCTTATTTTCCGCTTCTGTTGCTGCTTCGGCCGCGGCCGCTTCTGTTGCAGCTGGAAGACCTTTTGCTTCTAGGTTTTTGTTCGG TGATGGAGGGATATCAGTTGCTTTTTCTGATGCTGGTGCAGAATGGGCTGAAGATTACATCTCTAAATTACGAAGTGCTTCTGGAAATGTCTTTCAGCACGATTCTATCAAGTACAATACCAAGGAATACCCAATAGAATTAAAGCCTCTATTCTCAGCTTTTGGAATGAGGTCTTTTGCAATGACATCCTTGAGGTCCTTCTTAATGTTCTATTTGCCTCTTTTGGAGCCTCGTACGAACATAAACGAGGACGACGATGATTTCTTACAGGACTCCTCAGAAGAGCAGCATGTTGATTATGTTGTTCCctttaaaaaatccatcaagCAAATCGTTCGTGAA ACTACAGTTGTAACAACAAGGCGGGTGCTGGAAAGACTCGCTGTACATTATGTGTCACAGCGGATGGCATGGAAGCTGCTGAAAG ATGCTCCAAAATCTGCAAAGCGCAAGGCTGGAAGGGGGATGCCAACTTTTGTTTACTTCTACAGTGTCAGTCGAACTACTTTCAGAG GTCATTTGCTTGGAGTTTTAGCATCATGGCTTGTCCAAGTAGGAATTGAGATATATCGATGCTTCTCTCTTATTGCCAATGGTGGAGAGGAGAATGATAGTGATAAACGGGAACAAATTCAGGTTCTTGGGAAGAAGGTTTCAGGTGCGACTGTAAGGTGTGGTGCATCCTTGGTCTTTGCTTCTATTGGAGGTGGGATTGGTGCCATTTTCCATCCTTCAGCAGGGCAATGGATTG GCTGTGCTATTGGGGACTTAGCTGGGCCCATAATTGTGACATTTTGCTTGGAGAGGACGCTTCACCTGGAGCTTTAG
- the LOC122060637 gene encoding uncharacterized protein LOC122060637 produces the protein MVQGKHLGCSSRQPPLSSLRQIALTAADKRLRLGSLLPSGPKCLGGDSNIMVALIPIQAAAMATERRMQDDLWCGSSEMLGEEESNSNELQKVACLGPSAKRSENLNCFEPHDSVVEPQKKSRLSDNESYIHSSDLRPEFSSMDLTVEAL, from the coding sequence ATGGTTCAAGGGAAACATTTGGGTTGTTCTTCTCGTCAACCCCCTTTGTCATCTCTTCGCCAAATTGCATTGACTGCTGCAGACAAGAGACTGCGTCTTGGATCTCTACTACCATCTGGACCCAAGTGCCTTGGTGGTGATAGCAATATTATGGTTGCACTTATTCCAATACAGGCTGCTGCCATGGCTACCGAAAGGAGAATGCAGGATGATTTGTGGTGTGGATCTTCTGAAATGTTAGGTGAAGAAGAAAGTAACTCCAATGAATTACAAAAGGTTGCTTGCTTGGGTCCATCTGCCAAAAGATCCGAAAATTTGAATTGTTTTGAACCACACGATTCAGTTGTGGAACCTCAGAAGAAAAGTCGTTTGTCGGATAATGAGTCCTATATCCATTCTTCTGATCTGAGGCCAGAATTTAGTTCTATGGATTTAACTGTGGAAGCCTTATAA